In the genome of Myxococcus stipitatus, one region contains:
- a CDS encoding Hsp70 family protein: MHKEPIIGIDLGTTNSCAAIVEDNGNVKLIPYKGGEYTIPSIFAIDDKGNELIGYEAKRQWQLNPRNTVYGSKRLVGRTFGSDVVDTMKKVVAYNMRPGKKNEVTLDVGKKEFTLQEVSAKILGKIREVASNYLKTPIKRAVVTVPAYFNDRQRQSVKDAGKLIDLEVVRIINEPTAAALAYGVGKGLKEKVVIYDLGGGTFDVSIIEIRDRVFEVKSTGGDVFLGGIDFDNAIIHHVLKDFAAKTGIDLATDPVAMQRIKDLAERTKIDLSARDEVPFNIPFITMTSQGQPLNIEMKFTRKMLEQLTNHLVDRTLQMVARVLVDSGLSTKDVDEVMLVGGQTRMPIVQDRLTKFFGKPPSKGVHPDEAVAIGAALYAHSLQDDTNLRIQLLDVIPMAIGLEKAGGAFHVVFPRNAPIPNAKQLLATTSMDNQTELAMRIFQGDHELVARNDMLGEFTFSGIQQARAGGVQVEITFDVNVEGILSMRARDPATGREMNTTVRVTQS; this comes from the coding sequence ATGCACAAGGAGCCCATCATCGGCATCGACCTCGGCACGACGAACTCGTGCGCGGCGATTGTCGAAGACAACGGGAACGTCAAGCTCATCCCCTACAAGGGCGGTGAGTACACCATCCCCTCCATCTTCGCGATCGACGACAAGGGGAACGAGCTCATCGGCTACGAGGCCAAGCGCCAGTGGCAGCTCAACCCGCGCAACACCGTGTACGGCTCCAAGCGCCTGGTGGGGCGGACGTTCGGCAGCGACGTCGTGGACACGATGAAGAAGGTCGTGGCGTACAACATGCGCCCCGGCAAGAAGAACGAAGTCACCCTGGACGTGGGCAAGAAGGAGTTCACCCTCCAGGAAGTGAGCGCGAAGATCCTCGGGAAGATTCGCGAGGTCGCCTCCAACTACCTGAAGACGCCCATCAAGCGCGCGGTGGTGACGGTCCCCGCCTACTTCAATGACCGGCAGCGCCAGTCGGTGAAGGACGCGGGCAAGCTCATCGACCTCGAGGTCGTGCGCATCATCAACGAGCCCACCGCGGCCGCGCTCGCCTACGGCGTGGGCAAGGGCCTGAAGGAGAAGGTCGTCATCTACGACCTGGGCGGCGGCACCTTCGACGTCTCCATCATCGAGATTCGAGACCGCGTCTTCGAGGTGAAGTCCACCGGCGGCGACGTGTTCCTGGGCGGCATCGACTTCGACAACGCCATCATCCACCACGTCCTCAAGGACTTCGCGGCCAAGACGGGCATCGACCTGGCCACGGACCCGGTGGCGATGCAGCGCATCAAGGACCTGGCCGAGCGCACGAAGATCGACCTCTCCGCGCGCGACGAGGTGCCCTTCAACATCCCCTTCATCACGATGACGTCCCAGGGCCAGCCACTGAACATCGAGATGAAGTTCACCCGGAAGATGCTGGAGCAGCTCACCAACCACCTCGTGGACCGCACACTGCAGATGGTGGCGCGCGTGCTGGTGGACTCCGGCCTGTCCACCAAGGACGTGGACGAGGTGATGCTGGTCGGCGGGCAGACGCGCATGCCCATCGTCCAGGACCGGCTGACGAAGTTCTTCGGCAAGCCCCCGAGCAAGGGCGTGCACCCGGACGAGGCCGTCGCCATCGGCGCGGCGCTCTACGCGCACTCGCTCCAGGACGACACCAACCTGCGCATCCAGCTGTTGGATGTGATTCCCATGGCCATCGGCCTGGAGAAGGCGGGCGGCGCCTTCCACGTCGTCTTCCCGCGCAACGCGCCCATCCCCAACGCCAAGCAGCTCCTGGCCACGACGAGCATGGACAACCAGACCGAGCTGGCCATGCGCATCTTCCAGGGCGACCACGAGCTGGTGGCGCGCAACGACATGCTGGGTGAGTTCACCTTCTCCGGCATCCAGCAGGCGCGCGCGGGCGGTGTGCAGGTGGAGATCACCTTCGATGTGAATGTCGAAGGCATCCTCTCCATGCGCGCCCGGGACCCGGCCACCGGCCGGGAGATGAACACCACGGTGCGCGTGACGCAGAGCTAG
- a CDS encoding serine protein kinase PrkA, protein MDAKGYLQEVGTQVNADFVKNRSILSFEEYLSLFLNDPRAQARNAAQYLRDVMDYFGTQTVPHPTGTIRRFKVFDAEGSERDGRVAGQEEVQNAIYRVLGNFVRAGRINKLILLHGPNGSAKSTLVNALKAGMETYSRQPQGALYRIAWVFPSEKLIKGSIGFGERTDGSGELTTFAHLDAESIDLRMPCELRDHPLFAMPPGERRKVLEAALKKKGLGNGDGESGDFILSDYVRDGELCSKCRRIYTALLNSYNGDWLKVMRHVQVERFYVSRRYQVATVTVEPQMSVDAVVQQITADRTQLNVPAPLHSTVLFEPHGPLVHANRGLIEYADLLKRPLEAFKYLLGFSETSEVPLEPFVLQLDEVLIASSNEKHLGAFKELPDFASFKGRIELVRVPYLRRYRTEQQIYDAQVSPTTVGKHVAPHATEVASMWAVLTRLKKPIPDRYPGDVKELIDHVTPVEKLHLYEEGAPPDRLSLANTKELRKLREELFTESEAYPNYEGRVGASAREIKTALFNAAQNPDYKCLNGLAVLEELEAICKDKSVYEYLLQEVMDGYHDHEAFVRVAEAEYLDRVDTEVRESMGLVSEGQYRELVERYIQGVSHWVRGEKMRNRVTGEMEKPDEQRMQEVEAIVMPKGEDAAEFRRGLIASIGAHRLDNPEATMDYPRIFPDMFKRLRDHYFEERKRVLRKNKENVLKYLSEDRGMLTPREQAQVQSTLKTMAERYGYCEHCAKDAILFLMKKRYA, encoded by the coding sequence GTGGACGCGAAGGGTTATCTGCAGGAAGTGGGCACGCAGGTGAACGCCGACTTCGTCAAGAACCGTTCGATCCTGTCCTTCGAGGAGTATCTGTCGCTCTTCCTCAATGACCCTCGGGCGCAGGCGCGCAACGCGGCCCAGTACCTGCGGGATGTGATGGATTATTTCGGCACCCAGACGGTGCCGCACCCGACGGGGACCATCCGGCGCTTCAAGGTCTTCGACGCGGAGGGCAGCGAGCGCGACGGCCGGGTGGCGGGGCAGGAGGAGGTACAGAACGCCATCTACCGCGTGCTGGGCAACTTCGTTCGTGCCGGCCGCATCAACAAGCTCATCCTCCTGCACGGCCCCAACGGCAGCGCCAAGTCGACGCTGGTCAACGCGCTCAAGGCGGGCATGGAGACGTATTCGCGGCAGCCGCAGGGCGCGCTGTACCGCATCGCCTGGGTGTTCCCGTCCGAGAAGCTCATCAAGGGCTCCATCGGCTTCGGCGAGCGCACGGATGGGAGCGGGGAGCTGACGACCTTCGCGCACCTGGATGCGGAGTCCATCGACCTGCGCATGCCGTGTGAGCTTCGCGACCATCCCCTGTTCGCCATGCCGCCCGGGGAGCGGCGCAAGGTGCTGGAGGCGGCGCTCAAGAAGAAGGGGCTGGGCAACGGGGACGGCGAGTCGGGGGACTTCATCCTCTCCGACTATGTGCGCGACGGAGAGCTGTGCTCCAAGTGCCGCCGCATCTACACGGCGCTGCTCAACTCGTACAACGGCGACTGGCTCAAGGTGATGCGCCACGTCCAGGTGGAGCGCTTCTACGTGTCGCGCCGCTACCAGGTGGCCACGGTGACGGTGGAGCCGCAGATGAGCGTGGACGCCGTCGTGCAGCAGATCACCGCGGACCGCACCCAGCTCAACGTGCCCGCGCCGCTGCACAGCACCGTGCTGTTCGAGCCCCACGGCCCGCTGGTGCACGCCAACCGCGGCCTCATCGAGTACGCGGACCTGCTCAAGCGGCCGCTCGAGGCCTTCAAGTACCTGCTGGGCTTCAGCGAGACGAGCGAAGTCCCCCTCGAGCCCTTCGTCCTCCAGCTCGACGAGGTGCTGATTGCCTCGTCCAACGAGAAGCACCTGGGGGCCTTCAAGGAGCTGCCGGACTTCGCGTCATTCAAGGGCCGCATCGAGCTGGTGCGCGTGCCGTACCTGCGGCGCTACCGCACCGAGCAGCAGATCTACGACGCGCAGGTGTCCCCGACGACGGTGGGCAAGCACGTGGCGCCGCACGCGACGGAAGTGGCCTCCATGTGGGCGGTGCTCACGCGGCTGAAGAAGCCCATCCCGGACCGCTACCCGGGCGACGTGAAGGAGCTCATCGACCATGTCACGCCGGTGGAGAAGCTCCATCTGTACGAAGAGGGCGCGCCCCCGGACCGGCTGAGCCTGGCGAACACCAAGGAGCTGCGGAAGCTGCGCGAGGAGCTGTTCACCGAGTCGGAGGCGTACCCCAACTACGAGGGGCGCGTGGGCGCGAGCGCGCGGGAGATCAAGACGGCGCTCTTCAACGCCGCGCAGAACCCCGACTACAAGTGCCTCAACGGACTGGCCGTGCTCGAGGAGCTGGAGGCCATCTGCAAGGACAAGAGCGTCTACGAGTACCTGCTCCAGGAGGTGATGGACGGCTACCACGACCACGAGGCCTTCGTGCGCGTGGCCGAGGCGGAGTACCTGGACCGCGTGGACACCGAGGTCCGCGAGTCCATGGGCCTGGTGTCGGAAGGGCAGTACCGGGAGCTCGTGGAGCGCTACATCCAAGGCGTCAGTCACTGGGTGCGTGGCGAGAAGATGCGCAACCGGGTGACAGGTGAAATGGAGAAGCCGGACGAGCAGCGGATGCAGGAGGTGGAGGCCATCGTCATGCCCAAGGGGGAGGACGCGGCGGAGTTCCGTCGAGGTCTCATCGCGTCCATCGGCGCGCACCGGCTGGACAACCCCGAAGCGACGATGGACTACCCGCGCATCTTCCCGGACATGTTCAAGCGCCTGAGGGACCACTACTTCGAGGAGCGCAAGCGGGTGCTGCGCAAGAACAAGGAGAACGTCCTCAAGTACCTCTCGGAGGACCGGGGCATGCTGACGCCTCGCGAGCAGGCACAGGTGCAGAGCACGCTCAAGACGATGGCGGAGCGGTATGGCTACTGCGAGCACTGCGCGAAGGACGCCATCCTGTTCCTGATGAAGAAGCGCTACGCCTGA
- a CDS encoding serine protease, with product MTRFFLGAPVALLALASCAGAPSPGRGASPQVSPVVVPVLASASSTASARLSRKERVQRILPHNVRLQVVEGDSVRRSASGVVVGSEQGPEGVVAWVVTNAHAVVMSDVKAAELRVLVDRRSEVETHVGQVVAAGKVPELDLALVKVPGLALPAVELAEEAELELGEDVVVAASPFGRALSLSGGMVSQVEWDRESRRPKSVKTDAPIGYGASGGGVYSLESGRLLAIVEGYRTAQVDFAVREESYSFDVPMPGETFAAPSTKVRDFLHSKGFGHLLKDTLSGEGGVAHAAGR from the coding sequence ATGACCCGCTTCTTCCTGGGCGCCCCCGTCGCCCTGCTCGCGCTCGCGTCGTGCGCGGGCGCGCCGTCACCTGGCCGCGGCGCCTCGCCGCAGGTGTCTCCCGTGGTGGTGCCGGTGCTGGCGTCCGCTTCGTCCACCGCGTCCGCTCGGCTGTCTCGCAAGGAGCGCGTCCAGCGCATCCTCCCGCACAACGTCCGGTTGCAGGTGGTGGAGGGGGACTCGGTGCGGCGCAGCGCCTCTGGCGTCGTGGTGGGCTCCGAGCAGGGGCCCGAGGGCGTGGTGGCGTGGGTCGTCACCAACGCGCACGCGGTGGTGATGAGCGACGTGAAGGCCGCGGAGCTGCGCGTGCTGGTGGACCGCCGCTCGGAGGTGGAGACCCACGTGGGGCAGGTGGTGGCGGCGGGGAAGGTGCCGGAGCTGGACCTGGCGCTCGTGAAGGTGCCGGGGCTGGCGCTGCCCGCGGTGGAGCTGGCCGAGGAGGCGGAGCTGGAGCTGGGCGAGGACGTCGTCGTGGCCGCGTCGCCATTCGGGCGGGCCCTGTCGCTCTCCGGCGGCATGGTGTCCCAGGTGGAGTGGGACCGGGAGTCGCGCCGGCCGAAGTCGGTGAAGACGGACGCGCCCATCGGCTATGGCGCCTCGGGTGGGGGCGTGTACAGCCTGGAGTCGGGGCGGCTGCTCGCCATCGTGGAGGGCTATCGCACCGCGCAGGTGGACTTCGCCGTGCGTGAGGAAAGCTACAGCTTCGATGTGCCCATGCCCGGCGAGACGTTCGCGGCGCCCAGCACCAAGGTGCGCGATTTCCTTCACTCGAAGGGCTTCGGGCACCTCCTGAAGGACACCCTGTCGGGGGAGGGCGGTGTCGCTCACGCCGCGGGTCGCTGA
- a CDS encoding deoxycytidylate deaminase → MSGRVSWDQYFMDIAKQVATRATCDRKHVGAVIVRGRTILSTGYNGSIRGLPHCDDVGHMMENGHCVATVHAEANAIIQAATNGVAIDGATIYTTASPCWPCFKLIANAGLVRIVFGEFYRDPRIFEVASQLKLELVGLGDAARPPVSSAG, encoded by the coding sequence ATGTCCGGACGGGTTTCGTGGGATCAGTACTTCATGGACATCGCGAAGCAGGTGGCCACTCGCGCCACGTGTGATCGCAAGCACGTGGGCGCCGTCATCGTGCGCGGACGGACCATCCTGTCCACCGGGTACAACGGCTCCATCCGTGGGTTGCCCCACTGCGATGACGTGGGCCACATGATGGAGAACGGCCACTGCGTGGCCACGGTGCACGCGGAGGCCAACGCCATCATCCAGGCCGCCACCAACGGCGTGGCCATCGACGGGGCGACCATCTACACCACCGCGAGCCCGTGCTGGCCGTGCTTCAAGCTCATCGCCAACGCGGGCCTCGTGCGCATCGTGTTCGGCGAGTTCTACCGGGACCCGCGCATCTTCGAGGTGGCCTCCCAGCTCAAGCTGGAGCTGGTGGGGCTGGGCGACGCCGCGCGCCCCCCTGTGTCGTCGGCTGGCTGA
- a CDS encoding sensor histidine kinase encodes MARVQEATDPVVGAARYGAVQTLMDSLLHDVRNPLNAMAIHLEVLSEKLKAETGQVPPSQEKNLKALREQIQRVDGILRQFTDFIVAKGGSAGEVDLSDATTRALAVVAHEGRKRRVTVQVAVEAGVLVRLADTSELGFFVIQGLLRAFRRAEGGGSVRVTVRAEGPSAVLEVDDSGGEAAPELADAVAALGLRCAQLGVELHVRGGCCRLIFPRA; translated from the coding sequence GTGGCGCGTGTCCAGGAGGCGACGGACCCCGTGGTGGGCGCGGCCCGCTACGGCGCGGTGCAAACGCTGATGGACAGCCTGCTGCACGACGTCCGCAACCCGCTCAACGCGATGGCCATCCACCTGGAGGTGCTGTCGGAGAAGTTGAAGGCGGAGACGGGGCAGGTGCCGCCGTCGCAGGAGAAGAACCTCAAGGCGCTGCGGGAGCAGATCCAGCGCGTGGACGGCATCCTCCGGCAGTTCACCGACTTCATCGTGGCGAAGGGTGGCAGCGCGGGCGAGGTGGACCTGTCGGACGCGACGACGCGGGCGCTGGCGGTGGTGGCGCACGAGGGGCGCAAGCGGCGGGTGACGGTGCAGGTGGCGGTGGAGGCGGGGGTGCTGGTCCGGCTGGCGGACACGTCCGAGCTGGGCTTCTTCGTCATCCAGGGCTTGCTGCGGGCGTTCCGGCGGGCGGAGGGCGGGGGCTCGGTGCGCGTGACGGTGCGCGCGGAGGGCCCTTCGGCGGTGTTGGAAGTGGACGACAGCGGCGGTGAGGCGGCGCCGGAGCTCGCCGATGCGGTGGCGGCGCTGGGGCTTCGCTGTGCGCAGTTGGGCGTCGAGCTTCACGTCCGCGGTGGTTGCTGCCGGCTGATTTTTCCTCGCGCTTGA
- the nla6 gene encoding enhancer binding protein Nla6 → MGSARILAVDDERDTCEALAEMLSAWGHKVETAFDGHDALRKAGEFRPDVVLSDLAMPETDGLWLLRNLKEELPDCPVVFLTGRGTIDAAVEAIREGAYDFIVKPLDTARLKVCIDRALEKKETLREVQTLRRRLKQLGSSDLIAQSAGMRKVIELVEKVAPSKASVSISGESGTGKEVVARAVHNLSLRRDKPFIAINCASIPATLIESEIFGHERGAFTGADQRRPGVFELAHGGTLFLDELGEIPIDLQAKLLRVLEEGRLRRLGGKVEIEVDVRVLCATNRDLKQEIKNGRFREDLYFRLNVFQIHLPPLRERREDVPILVQHFVDKFRGDSAKRVSGVHPDAMEVLKNYDWPGNIRELRNAVERAVILCDGELITREHLPPDMAGKGPERHNFKLPYGLSLDAVEREYILGSLHRNGNNKARTAEVLGVSEKTLYNKLNRYAAEARNQPGGPRDSGPLGGQGSNAPLNPSNLDARPPDR, encoded by the coding sequence TTGGGTAGCGCACGAATCCTGGCCGTGGACGACGAACGCGACACGTGCGAGGCGCTGGCGGAAATGCTCAGCGCCTGGGGCCACAAGGTCGAGACGGCCTTCGACGGGCACGACGCCCTGCGCAAGGCCGGCGAGTTCCGTCCGGACGTCGTCCTGTCGGACCTGGCGATGCCGGAGACGGACGGGTTGTGGCTGTTGCGCAACCTGAAGGAGGAGCTGCCGGACTGTCCGGTGGTCTTCCTCACCGGCCGCGGCACCATCGACGCGGCGGTGGAGGCCATCCGCGAGGGCGCGTATGACTTCATCGTCAAGCCGCTGGACACCGCGCGCTTGAAGGTCTGCATCGACCGGGCGCTGGAGAAGAAGGAGACCCTGCGCGAGGTGCAGACGCTGCGCCGGAGGCTCAAGCAGTTAGGCTCGTCCGACCTCATCGCCCAGTCGGCGGGCATGCGCAAGGTCATCGAGCTGGTGGAGAAGGTGGCCCCGTCCAAGGCCAGCGTGTCCATCAGCGGCGAGTCCGGCACGGGCAAGGAGGTCGTCGCCCGCGCCGTGCACAACCTGTCCCTGCGCCGCGACAAGCCCTTCATCGCCATCAACTGCGCGTCCATCCCCGCGACGCTCATCGAGTCGGAGATCTTCGGCCATGAGCGCGGCGCCTTCACGGGCGCGGATCAGCGCCGCCCCGGCGTGTTCGAGCTGGCGCACGGCGGTACGCTGTTCCTGGACGAGCTGGGGGAGATTCCCATCGACCTGCAGGCCAAGCTGCTGCGCGTGCTGGAGGAGGGCCGGCTGCGCAGGCTGGGTGGCAAGGTGGAGATTGAAGTGGACGTGCGCGTGCTGTGCGCCACCAACCGCGACCTGAAGCAGGAGATCAAGAACGGGCGGTTCCGCGAGGACCTCTACTTCCGCCTCAACGTGTTCCAGATCCACCTGCCACCCCTGCGCGAGCGCCGCGAGGACGTGCCCATCCTGGTCCAGCACTTCGTGGACAAGTTCCGCGGGGACTCGGCCAAGCGCGTGTCCGGGGTGCACCCGGATGCGATGGAAGTGCTCAAGAATTACGACTGGCCTGGAAACATCCGTGAGCTGCGCAACGCGGTGGAGCGCGCGGTGATCCTCTGCGACGGGGAGCTGATCACCCGGGAGCACCTGCCGCCGGACATGGCGGGCAAGGGGCCGGAGCGGCACAACTTCAAGCTGCCGTATGGCTTGAGCCTGGACGCGGTGGAGCGTGAGTACATCCTGGGAAGCCTGCACCGCAATGGCAACAACAAGGCGCGGACGGCGGAGGTGCTCGGGGTGAGCGAGAAGACACTCTACAACAAGCTCAACCGCTACGCGGCCGAGGCGCGCAACCAGCCGGGCGGGCCCCGTGACAGCGGGCCGTTAGGGGGGCAGGGGAGCAATGCCCCGCTGAACCCCAGCAACCTGGATGCCCGGCCACCTGACAGGTAG
- a CDS encoding ArsA family ATPase — protein sequence MSDARVLHFFGGKGGVGKTTLAAAYALRLSEEVPKERVLLVSLDPVRSLSDLVKKKLSAKPSKLVPGKGEGGVWGLEVDPAALLKPFLAQYLPALKKAAAKGTHFSEEELGSLYQQAVPGLEELVALFHVVELLEGKEKEFDRIIVDCSPTSHTLRLFDLPAGLRKFLGLVRAGADKPATTSGKGKKAEAAAAEPGFLEGLGQKAEKLLGLLKDPARTAFHLVALAEPVPEAQTRMLFTQLRERGLPVTEIVVNQVEDREGCPACQGRRGLQAPHVRKFQALDKSVPVHLLGRRELAPRGLDGLAVFAKAWAGGKETKALEFAAAEGPPALVRAPSMPPIAAPPLPPTRLIFFVGQGGVGKSSCAAAAAVTLTEKEGPVLLISTDPAHSLSDVLQSRLTDTETQVKGTKGLYARELDMAGWFNALRKRLKEKAEKAFEGAPKTGSEVPADLLYLRNLLECAPPGIDELAAMSVLTDALVQERFKRIVVDSSPVVNSVRVVELAETAKTWLGALHTVLNKHRAKGLGDLADDIAGMIKHAKRFEEALASPTEARFVVVTRGEDLAAARTERVVEYLKDKKLPVERVLVNRVGPKSTCEKCENRRKLELNAAKAIEKKLGLPVTMAPALGRHPAGLRELKAFRTAWYALSPPAAKIKAA from the coding sequence ATGAGCGACGCGCGAGTTCTTCACTTCTTCGGCGGCAAGGGCGGGGTTGGCAAGACCACGCTCGCGGCGGCGTACGCGTTGCGGTTGTCGGAGGAGGTCCCGAAGGAGCGGGTGCTGCTCGTCTCGCTGGACCCCGTGCGTTCCCTGTCGGACCTGGTGAAGAAGAAGCTCTCCGCGAAGCCCTCGAAGCTGGTGCCGGGCAAGGGCGAAGGTGGCGTCTGGGGCCTGGAGGTGGATCCGGCCGCGCTGCTCAAGCCGTTCCTGGCGCAGTACCTGCCCGCGCTGAAGAAGGCCGCCGCGAAGGGCACCCACTTCTCCGAGGAGGAGCTGGGCTCGCTGTACCAGCAGGCCGTCCCCGGGCTGGAGGAGCTGGTGGCGCTCTTCCACGTGGTGGAGCTGCTGGAGGGCAAGGAGAAGGAGTTCGACCGGATCATCGTGGACTGCTCGCCCACGAGCCACACGCTGCGGCTGTTTGATCTGCCGGCGGGGCTGCGCAAGTTCCTGGGGCTGGTGCGCGCGGGGGCCGACAAGCCCGCGACGACCTCCGGGAAGGGCAAGAAGGCGGAGGCCGCCGCGGCCGAGCCGGGGTTCCTGGAAGGGCTGGGGCAGAAGGCGGAGAAGCTGCTGGGGCTCTTGAAGGACCCCGCGCGCACGGCCTTCCACCTGGTGGCGCTGGCGGAGCCGGTCCCCGAGGCGCAGACGCGCATGCTCTTCACGCAGCTGCGCGAGCGCGGGCTGCCGGTGACGGAGATCGTCGTCAACCAGGTGGAGGACCGCGAGGGCTGTCCCGCGTGCCAGGGTCGCCGGGGGCTGCAGGCGCCTCACGTGCGCAAGTTCCAGGCGCTGGACAAGTCCGTGCCGGTCCACCTGCTGGGGCGCCGGGAGCTGGCGCCGCGCGGGCTGGATGGCCTGGCGGTATTCGCCAAGGCGTGGGCGGGTGGCAAGGAGACGAAGGCGCTGGAGTTCGCCGCGGCGGAGGGCCCTCCGGCCCTGGTCCGCGCGCCGTCCATGCCGCCCATCGCCGCGCCGCCGCTGCCTCCCACGCGGCTCATCTTCTTCGTCGGCCAGGGGGGCGTGGGCAAGAGCTCGTGCGCCGCCGCCGCCGCGGTGACGCTCACGGAGAAGGAGGGGCCGGTGCTCCTCATCTCCACGGACCCCGCGCACTCGCTGTCGGACGTGCTGCAGAGCCGGCTGACGGACACCGAGACGCAGGTGAAGGGCACCAAGGGCCTCTACGCGCGCGAGCTGGACATGGCGGGCTGGTTCAACGCCCTGCGCAAGCGGCTCAAGGAGAAGGCGGAGAAGGCCTTCGAGGGCGCGCCCAAGACGGGCAGCGAGGTCCCCGCGGATCTGCTCTACCTGCGCAACCTGCTGGAGTGCGCGCCGCCGGGCATCGACGAGCTGGCGGCCATGAGCGTGCTCACGGACGCGCTGGTGCAGGAGCGGTTCAAGCGCATCGTCGTGGACTCGTCGCCGGTGGTGAACTCCGTGCGCGTGGTGGAGCTGGCGGAGACGGCGAAGACGTGGCTGGGCGCGCTGCACACCGTGCTCAACAAGCACCGCGCCAAGGGCCTGGGTGACCTGGCGGACGACATCGCCGGGATGATCAAGCACGCGAAGCGCTTCGAGGAGGCGCTGGCGTCTCCGACGGAGGCGCGCTTCGTGGTCGTCACGCGCGGCGAGGACCTGGCCGCGGCCCGCACCGAGCGGGTGGTGGAGTACCTGAAGGACAAGAAGCTCCCGGTGGAGCGCGTGCTCGTCAACCGCGTGGGCCCCAAGTCCACCTGCGAGAAGTGCGAGAACCGCCGCAAGCTGGAGCTCAACGCGGCGAAGGCCATCGAGAAGAAGCTGGGCCTGCCCGTCACCATGGCCCCCGCGCTGGGCCGCCACCCGGCGGGTCTGCGGGAGCTGAAGGCGTTCCGGACGGCGTGGTACGCGCTGTCCCCGCCAGCCGCGAAGATCAAGGCGGCCTGA
- a CDS encoding acetyl-CoA carboxylase carboxyltransferase subunit alpha yields the protein MATGISYALDFERPLIELEKKIDELKALSTGGSADFTSEISKLEKKAKKLQTEIFSDLTRWQVVQMSRHPSRPYFLDYVRFLFTDFVELCGDRHFGEDPSIVGGFARFDGKPVMVMGHQKGRNTKENMARNFGMPRPEGYRKARRLMELAERFEKPILTFVDTPGAYPGIGAEERGQAEAIAVNLEVMSGLRVPIISTVVGEGGSGGALAIGVGNRVLMLQNSVYSVISPEGCASILFRDASKADKAADAMKLTASDLLQMKIVDEVVAEPPGGAHRDPAKAAESLGKALRKHLGQLAELSPDGLVKDRYAKFRALGVFSGR from the coding sequence ATGGCGACCGGCATCAGTTACGCGCTCGACTTCGAGCGCCCGCTCATCGAGCTGGAGAAGAAGATCGATGAGCTCAAGGCGTTGTCCACGGGTGGTTCGGCGGACTTCACCTCGGAGATTTCCAAGCTCGAGAAGAAGGCGAAGAAGCTCCAGACGGAGATCTTCAGCGACCTGACGCGGTGGCAGGTGGTGCAGATGTCCCGCCACCCCTCGCGGCCCTACTTCCTGGACTACGTCCGCTTCCTGTTCACCGACTTCGTGGAGCTGTGCGGCGACCGGCACTTCGGCGAGGACCCGTCCATCGTCGGCGGCTTCGCGCGCTTCGACGGCAAGCCGGTGATGGTGATGGGCCACCAGAAGGGCCGCAACACCAAGGAGAACATGGCGCGCAACTTCGGCATGCCGCGCCCGGAGGGCTACCGCAAGGCGCGCCGGCTGATGGAGCTGGCGGAGCGCTTCGAGAAGCCCATCCTCACGTTCGTGGACACGCCGGGCGCCTATCCGGGCATCGGGGCGGAGGAGCGCGGACAGGCGGAGGCCATCGCGGTCAACCTGGAGGTGATGAGCGGGCTGCGCGTGCCCATCATCTCCACCGTGGTGGGCGAGGGTGGCTCGGGTGGCGCGTTGGCCATCGGCGTGGGCAACCGCGTGCTGATGCTCCAGAACAGCGTCTACTCCGTCATCTCGCCGGAGGGGTGCGCCTCCATCCTCTTCCGCGACGCCAGCAAGGCGGACAAGGCCGCGGATGCGATGAAGCTCACCGCGAGCGACCTGCTGCAGATGAAGATCGTCGACGAGGTGGTGGCCGAGCCTCCCGGCGGCGCGCACCGCGACCCGGCGAAGGCGGCCGAGTCCCTGGGCAAGGCGCTGCGCAAGCACCTGGGACAGCTCGCCGAGCTGTCGCCGGACGGGTTGGTCAAGGACCGCTACGCGAAGTTCCGCGCGCTTGGCGTGTTCTCCGGTCGCTGA